The proteins below come from a single Melospiza melodia melodia isolate bMelMel2 chromosome 12, bMelMel2.pri, whole genome shotgun sequence genomic window:
- the LOC134423453 gene encoding receptor-transporting protein 4-like: MSMWQNIFAVKIEEMHVTDPWTLLGDDTLQVQACKPGWKEFMPRRALGRFQCSQCFYNWSSAKVHIVFHMYHGPGWGTVWMRIFRQKCRRCPNSRLEDPQFSPDTVETILHNLVIKILQYFYKKPVHPSDLLEVVVDRPVTGPHDCAHCEACELGICNRSQRAPALDAWKPLMGEDKARMHSSKPWVAWPSDVWKSLTNMGEAGTHHTEPWSSLGSDDCKPLVGVDKASTHHTTLKSAPTQVARSKTKTTTSQTLKHQGLRPHEASAHHPSPSNRNFSWKWCCCIGSSLLGVLALIIFVVLYLTIM; this comes from the exons ATGAGCATGTGGCAGAACATTTTTGCAGTGAAGATTGAAGAAATGCACGTAACAGATCCGTGGACACTTCTGGGGGATGATACCCTGCAGGTGCAGGCCTGCAAGCCTGGCTGGAAGGAGTTTATGCCGCGCCGTGCTCTTGGGAG GtttcagtgctcccagtgcttttATAACTGGTCTTCTGCCAAAGTGCACATTGTGTTCCACATGTACCACGGCCCAGGCTGGGGCACGGTGTGGATGCGGATCTTTCGCCAGAAGTGCAGGCGCTGCCCTAACTCCCGGCTGGAGGATCCTCAGTTCAGCCCGGACACTGTGGAGACAATTCTGCACAACCTGGTGATAAAGATCCTCCAGTATTTCTACAAGAAACCTGTCCACCCCTCTGACCTCCTGGAAGTCGTGGTGGATAGACCAGTGACGGGGCCACACGACTGTGCCCACTGCGAGGCCTGCGAGCTCGGCATTTGCAACAGGTCACAGAGGGCCCCGGCACTGGATGCCTGGAAGCCCTTGATGGGTGAGGACAAGGCCaggatgcacagcagcaagccatGGGTGGCCTGGCCTTCAGATGTCTGGAAGTCCTTAACAAATATGGGGGAGGCTGGAACCCATCACACGGAGCCATGGTCATCCCTGGGATCAGATGACTGCAAGCCCTTGGTTGGTGTGGACAAGGCCAGCACCCATCACACTACGTTGAAGTCAGCCCCAACACAAGTTGCCCGGAGTAAAACAAAAACCACGACATCTCAGACCCTGAAACACCAGGGCTTAAGGCCCCATGAAGCCTCGGCCCACCACCCCTCACCCTCCAACAGGAACTTCTCCTGGAAATGGTGCTGCTGCATTGGCAGTTCTTTGCTTGGTGTTTTGGCACTGATCATCTTCGTTGTGCTTTATTTGACCATCATGTAG